A single genomic interval of Halomonas sp. GT harbors:
- a CDS encoding Arm DNA-binding domain-containing protein, with the protein MPPFEDARYTAMALTVRQINSTKPSTKIITLSDGLGLELRISPNGSRGWRLRYTRPNGLPLHSSIATASHFDI; encoded by the coding sequence ATGCCCCCATTCGAAGATGCTCGGTATACCGCCATGGCACTAACCGTTCGACAGATAAACTCAACCAAACCTAGCACGAAAATTATTACCCTCTCTGATGGCCTGGGATTAGAACTTAGGATCTCACCCAATGGCAGCCGTGGTTGGCGTTTGCGCTACACACGCCCTAACGGGCTCCCACTTCATTCTTCCATTGCCACCGCTTCCCATTTCGACATTTAG
- a CDS encoding AEC family transporter — translation MNLLELFSRTLDVTLPVFAMVFVGIGLKRLKWIDREFVSTASALVFKATLPTLIFLSLIKADLSVALDVPLLLFFAAATLGQFFISWVWASYRVPKADRGIYVQGAFRGNCGIVGLALAAGMYGNYGLSAGSLLLGVVIVMYNALSVVALAAYQPGQSTEWRSLLKHIVTNPLIISVVAALPFTAFSIPLPSWLITSGDYFASLTLPLALICVGATLSIATMRSGSQTALSASSMKMIVLPLLATLTAWAVGFSGEQLGLLFLFFASPTAAASFVMVKAINGNVALAANIIAITTLMASVTVTTGIFVLRLLGWI, via the coding sequence GTGAACTTACTTGAGCTATTTTCCCGCACGCTGGATGTCACGTTGCCTGTTTTTGCCATGGTATTCGTCGGCATCGGCTTAAAACGCCTAAAATGGATCGACAGAGAATTTGTCTCCACAGCGTCAGCTCTCGTCTTCAAAGCAACGCTTCCCACGCTGATTTTTTTGAGTTTAATAAAAGCCGACCTAAGCGTTGCGTTGGATGTCCCTTTACTGCTGTTTTTTGCCGCCGCTACCCTCGGCCAGTTCTTTATCAGCTGGGTATGGGCTAGCTATCGGGTGCCCAAAGCCGACCGCGGTATTTATGTGCAGGGCGCGTTTCGTGGTAACTGCGGTATCGTTGGGTTAGCGCTGGCGGCGGGGATGTACGGCAACTACGGGCTTTCGGCCGGTAGCCTGCTGCTTGGTGTGGTTATTGTGATGTATAACGCACTTTCGGTGGTGGCTCTGGCGGCCTATCAGCCCGGCCAGTCAACAGAGTGGCGCAGCCTGCTAAAGCATATCGTCACTAACCCACTGATCATTTCTGTGGTTGCTGCGCTGCCATTCACTGCGTTTTCGATTCCGCTGCCCAGTTGGCTAATTACTTCCGGCGATTACTTCGCCTCGTTAACGTTACCACTGGCATTGATCTGTGTCGGCGCCACGCTCTCGATCGCCACCATGCGTAGCGGCAGTCAAACAGCACTAAGCGCCAGTAGCATGAAAATGATTGTGCTGCCGTTACTCGCCACACTAACCGCATGGGCGGTGGGGTTCTCCGGTGAACAGTTGGGGTTGTTATTTCTATTCTTCGCCAGCCCAACCGCTGCCGCCAGCTTTGTGATGGTAAAAGCAATTAACGGCAATGTAGCGCTGGCCGCCAATATCATCGCGATAACCACCTTAATGGCAAGCGTCACCGTCACCACGGGTATCTTTGTGCTGCGCCTTCTAGGATGGATTTAA
- a CDS encoding sensor domain-containing diguanylate cyclase codes for MLKKSMISGLILGSLKGRLLLGLLCALLLLAGLVLGMAWQVGKTMVQEANMAHMRYEADLIADEVTQQIDHRFQSLERLSNILGMSNDPGWLGYELRKNDALLAWFDAIVVTDHNGKVVSDWPAVAGRVGLETAELEYYKMLKGTRRPYVSEPFVGRASDMPMILVSVPRLDSEGRFGGIIGGVVSLDSSGLFKRLATIRLGSEGYAAVSTSSGQVLYHPNRTLINNDSFDATAIPLLDLALDGWQGDGVGMLLDGRIGLQSYAQVWPANWVVGLYLPLEQAQLPLSGFIHKLWWIWCVAAVLMMPLLWWLLARILMPLNRLETQIGEVGLGRRSSVDLATNMQELEQVASTFNRVEGERQQLVGHLQEREAFLDSVLNASPQGMFVADFGGNITYMNSALLDILGIESDMPMEAWLEQIHIDDRSGAKDMWVHSLKTGNDYMRQLRFIRSDKEMLWLDVHARVVMLSQGGHSLGLVGVVKDITERREQEALQRWEAEHDPLTGLLNRRGFERRLEEAFADFQKTSTPSALLLFDLDHFKPINDEGGHALGDEMLRRIAQVVAWEVRRSDHVARQGGDEFGVLLPSCTLGQAQRIAESLRQAVSEVSVVHDGKEYTVTLSIGVTSFDETDTNVDAALSRADAASYDAKGRGRDSVVVKLPKTLDPLSLFE; via the coding sequence ATGCTTAAAAAATCGATGATTAGTGGATTGATACTTGGTTCTTTAAAAGGCCGGCTACTGTTGGGGCTTTTGTGTGCGCTGCTGTTGCTGGCTGGCTTGGTGCTGGGAATGGCCTGGCAAGTGGGTAAAACCATGGTGCAAGAAGCTAATATGGCCCACATGCGCTACGAAGCTGACCTGATTGCAGATGAAGTAACCCAGCAAATTGACCACCGTTTTCAATCGCTAGAGCGACTAAGCAACATTCTTGGAATGTCGAACGACCCTGGGTGGCTTGGCTATGAGCTGCGCAAAAACGACGCACTATTGGCGTGGTTTGACGCTATTGTTGTCACTGATCACAACGGAAAAGTTGTGTCTGACTGGCCAGCAGTGGCGGGGCGTGTTGGCTTAGAAACAGCAGAACTTGAATATTATAAAATGCTGAAAGGCACGCGCAGGCCTTATGTCAGTGAGCCGTTTGTTGGTCGGGCAAGCGACATGCCAATGATATTAGTGAGCGTGCCGCGATTAGACAGTGAAGGCCGGTTCGGAGGCATCATTGGCGGGGTGGTTAGTTTAGATAGCAGCGGGCTGTTCAAACGGTTGGCTACTATTCGTCTAGGCAGTGAAGGTTATGCTGCGGTTTCCACTTCCTCTGGCCAAGTGTTATATCACCCCAATAGAACACTAATTAATAACGATAGCTTTGATGCGACGGCTATCCCGCTGTTGGACTTAGCCCTCGATGGTTGGCAGGGCGATGGCGTTGGGATGTTGCTTGATGGTCGAATTGGTCTTCAGTCTTATGCCCAGGTATGGCCTGCGAACTGGGTGGTTGGGCTTTATTTGCCTCTTGAACAAGCTCAGTTACCGCTATCTGGCTTTATCCATAAGCTATGGTGGATCTGGTGCGTTGCTGCAGTGTTAATGATGCCCCTTTTGTGGTGGCTGCTAGCGCGCATTTTAATGCCATTAAATCGCTTGGAAACACAAATTGGCGAAGTGGGGCTCGGTCGCCGTTCTTCTGTCGATCTTGCAACCAACATGCAAGAGCTGGAACAAGTAGCCAGCACCTTTAATCGTGTTGAAGGTGAGCGTCAGCAGCTAGTAGGGCACCTCCAAGAGCGTGAAGCATTTTTAGATTCGGTGCTCAATGCCTCGCCCCAGGGAATGTTTGTGGCTGACTTTGGCGGCAACATTACCTATATGAACTCCGCGCTATTAGACATTTTAGGTATCGAATCTGATATGCCTATGGAAGCCTGGCTTGAGCAAATCCATATAGATGATCGTTCCGGGGCGAAAGATATGTGGGTGCATAGCTTAAAAACCGGCAATGATTACATGCGTCAGCTGCGCTTTATTCGCAGTGACAAAGAGATGCTATGGCTGGATGTTCACGCCCGTGTGGTCATGCTTTCCCAGGGCGGGCATTCGCTTGGTCTGGTTGGTGTGGTGAAAGACATTACCGAGCGCCGGGAGCAAGAAGCGCTTCAACGCTGGGAAGCAGAGCATGACCCATTAACTGGCTTGCTCAACCGTCGAGGTTTTGAGCGTCGTCTTGAAGAAGCGTTTGCTGATTTTCAGAAAACCAGCACACCCTCGGCGCTGCTATTGTTCGACCTTGACCACTTCAAGCCCATTAATGATGAGGGCGGGCATGCGTTAGGGGACGAAATGCTGCGTCGCATCGCTCAGGTGGTGGCCTGGGAAGTTCGTCGCAGCGATCATGTGGCGCGTCAAGGTGGCGATGAATTCGGGGTGTTGCTGCCTAGTTGCACATTAGGCCAAGCGCAACGCATCGCGGAATCGCTACGCCAAGCGGTGAGCGAAGTATCGGTTGTGCATGACGGTAAAGAGTACACCGTGACGTTGAGCATTGGTGTGACCAGCTTCGATGAGACCGACACTAACGTCGACGCGGCGCTTTCGAGAGCGGATGCCGCCAGTTACGATGCCAAAGGAAGGGGGCGTGACAGTGTGGTGGTCAAACTGCCAAAGACATTAGACCCACTGTCGTTATTTGAATAA
- a CDS encoding capsular polysaccharide biosynthesis protein, which yields MAKLIAGYTSPGITKIHALASFLPEYSHFSRIRPLSPKPNVVIGWGLKPTSDGARNYASRHSLPYVALEDGFLRSLGLGVEGYQPHSMVVDYTGIYYDASRPSDLENWLNHATFDAEELAQATRCIEQLSRYRLSKYNHAPDYSLPIAETINAKTNNAETNNVLVVDQTAGDASIHHGGADADSFQQMLDCALNNHPDADIFIKVHPDVIAGKKQGHLAGGHENPRCHIVSDNINPWALFDKVKTVYVVTSQLGFEALMAGKQVHCFGLPFYAGWGLTHDQLSCTRRRVTRRLEEVFAAAYLRYTRYANPYTGSAATLEETIALIADQKRQQERLRGKWLACGFSSWKKRFIGHFLGPAATIEYQKELPAALAVDVEKPNLLVWSSRINDDFKTRHRDHLAALWRMEDGFIRSIGLGVDLAQPLSLVIDRQGIYYDPSQPSELETLLNTADFSDDLLERAAHLRERLVALKLSKYNVPGKEVIELPANKHIILVPGQVESDASIATGSPEIRTNSALLKAVRHANPNAFIVYKAHPDVITGARIGALDTNAKRLYDLDASHIDITVLLARVDAVHTMSSLTGFEALLRRRQVCTYGLPFYAGWGLTQDAMHCPRRNRALSLDALVAGTLLLYPNYVDPDSRQLCNAETVVSLLEQAKLEQVKSHKHMLTWKQRLYRCYRNLFIGSH from the coding sequence ATGGCAAAACTAATAGCAGGCTATACATCTCCCGGTATTACCAAGATCCATGCACTTGCTTCTTTTTTGCCTGAATACTCGCATTTTTCACGCATAAGGCCCCTGAGTCCTAAACCGAATGTGGTCATTGGCTGGGGGCTTAAGCCCACAAGTGACGGCGCGCGTAATTATGCCTCTCGTCATAGCCTACCGTATGTCGCTCTAGAGGATGGCTTTCTTCGTTCTTTAGGACTAGGCGTTGAAGGCTATCAGCCTCATAGCATGGTCGTCGATTATACGGGCATCTATTATGACGCCTCTCGACCTAGTGATTTAGAAAACTGGCTCAACCATGCCACGTTTGATGCTGAAGAACTTGCCCAAGCCACGCGCTGTATTGAGCAACTATCGCGTTATCGCTTATCGAAATACAACCACGCACCTGATTATTCGCTTCCCATTGCTGAAACCATCAATGCTAAAACCAACAATGCTGAAACCAACAACGTATTAGTGGTGGATCAAACCGCAGGTGATGCTTCTATTCACCATGGTGGTGCGGATGCAGACAGTTTTCAGCAAATGTTAGACTGCGCTTTAAATAACCATCCTGATGCCGATATTTTTATCAAAGTACATCCTGATGTTATCGCAGGCAAAAAGCAGGGGCATTTAGCAGGGGGTCATGAAAACCCTCGCTGCCATATCGTTAGCGACAACATTAACCCTTGGGCACTATTCGACAAGGTTAAAACCGTTTATGTGGTGACAAGCCAATTAGGTTTCGAAGCACTGATGGCAGGCAAACAAGTGCACTGCTTTGGTCTCCCCTTCTATGCAGGCTGGGGGTTAACCCATGATCAGCTCAGTTGCACGCGCCGCAGGGTGACTCGGCGCTTAGAAGAAGTATTTGCCGCCGCCTACCTTCGTTACACTCGGTATGCCAACCCCTACACAGGCAGTGCTGCAACGCTAGAAGAAACAATTGCCCTGATTGCCGACCAAAAGCGCCAGCAAGAGCGCCTGCGTGGCAAATGGCTAGCCTGTGGCTTCTCTTCATGGAAAAAGCGTTTTATTGGCCATTTTCTTGGCCCAGCGGCCACCATCGAATATCAAAAAGAGCTGCCAGCGGCTTTAGCAGTGGATGTTGAAAAACCCAATCTGTTGGTATGGTCCAGTCGTATTAACGATGACTTTAAAACCCGCCACCGCGACCATCTAGCGGCATTATGGCGAATGGAAGACGGCTTCATCCGATCAATCGGTCTTGGGGTAGACCTCGCTCAACCGCTATCCTTGGTCATTGATCGACAGGGCATTTACTACGACCCCAGCCAGCCCAGCGAGCTAGAAACGCTGCTTAACACCGCCGATTTCAGCGATGACTTATTAGAGCGAGCGGCACACCTGCGCGAACGGTTGGTCGCATTAAAGCTTTCCAAATATAATGTACCGGGAAAGGAAGTCATTGAATTACCCGCCAATAAGCACATTATTTTGGTGCCTGGCCAGGTAGAAAGCGATGCGTCAATTGCAACAGGTTCACCAGAGATTAGGACTAATAGTGCGCTGTTAAAGGCCGTACGACATGCCAATCCTAATGCTTTTATTGTTTACAAAGCCCACCCTGATGTAATCACCGGCGCACGCATCGGAGCACTCGATACCAACGCCAAACGCCTGTATGATCTCGATGCCAGCCATATCGATATCACTGTGCTGCTAGCACGCGTTGATGCCGTGCATACTATGAGTTCGCTCACCGGCTTTGAAGCACTGCTTCGTCGGCGCCAAGTGTGCACCTATGGCCTCCCGTTTTACGCAGGCTGGGGATTAACCCAGGACGCCATGCACTGCCCAAGACGAAACCGGGCTTTATCATTGGATGCGTTAGTAGCAGGAACTCTGCTTCTGTACCCCAACTACGTCGACCCCGACTCTCGGCAGCTGTGTAATGCTGAAACGGTAGTCAGCCTGTTGGAGCAGGCTAAATTAGAACAAGTTAAGTCTCATAAACATATGCTTACATGGAAGCAGCGATTATACCGCTGCTATCGTAACTTATTTATTGGAAGTCATTAA
- a CDS encoding capsule biosynthesis protein, with product MKQKRAFLFLQGVCSPFYQRLARRLTDDGHRVVKVNFNAGDIIYWQRTHSQNHLFRGQLSELPAYIQSLWQRYDITDQVLFGDRRPIHRPAVDLAPAAGIRTHVFEEGYFRPFWVTLEREGVNGHSLLPRDPKWFFETGKALPKLPAPVRFRSSFKIRAAHDMCYHLAGLANPLVAPHYRNHAPITAPVEYAGYAKRFTLLRHWKKRDAERIKNLIEGGKSYFMLPLQLNTDAQIRDHSPYSNMEEVMDHVMGSFALNAPSDALLCIKNHPLDMGLVNYPNIIKRLEDFYGLQGRIVYLESGNLNPLLKHATGTVTVNSTVGIVSLEKQCPTFALSDPIYNLAGLTYEGSLDEFWHQPPRPSEALFSYFRNTVMYTTQINGGFYCQPSIDLAVNNAARILEACPSPLEKLL from the coding sequence TTGAAGCAAAAGCGTGCATTCTTATTTTTACAAGGCGTCTGCTCGCCCTTCTACCAGCGTCTAGCCCGCCGGCTCACCGACGACGGCCACCGCGTGGTAAAGGTTAACTTCAACGCTGGCGATATCATCTACTGGCAGCGCACCCACAGCCAGAACCATTTGTTTCGCGGCCAACTAAGCGAGCTTCCAGCTTATATTCAGTCGCTATGGCAACGTTACGACATTACCGACCAAGTACTGTTCGGTGATCGCCGACCGATTCACCGCCCAGCCGTTGACTTAGCGCCCGCCGCAGGCATTCGCACACACGTCTTTGAAGAAGGCTACTTTCGCCCGTTCTGGGTCACGCTTGAACGCGAGGGCGTTAATGGTCACTCTCTGCTGCCTAGAGACCCTAAGTGGTTTTTCGAAACGGGCAAGGCTCTGCCCAAACTCCCTGCACCGGTTCGCTTTCGCTCCTCTTTTAAAATCCGTGCTGCTCACGACATGTGCTATCACCTGGCGGGGTTAGCGAATCCGCTGGTGGCTCCCCACTATCGTAATCATGCGCCCATCACTGCACCGGTAGAGTATGCAGGCTACGCCAAACGCTTTACCTTACTTCGGCATTGGAAAAAGCGCGATGCAGAGCGGATTAAAAACCTGATAGAAGGCGGAAAGTCTTATTTTATGTTGCCGCTGCAACTCAACACCGATGCGCAAATTCGCGACCATTCACCTTATTCCAATATGGAAGAAGTGATGGATCATGTGATGGGATCATTTGCTCTCAACGCCCCTAGCGACGCCCTCCTGTGCATAAAAAACCACCCACTCGACATGGGGCTGGTTAATTACCCAAACATTATTAAAAGGCTGGAAGATTTTTACGGCCTGCAGGGGCGTATCGTTTACCTGGAGTCTGGCAACCTCAATCCATTGCTGAAACACGCTACGGGCACCGTTACAGTGAACAGCACGGTCGGCATTGTTTCCCTTGAAAAACAGTGTCCCACCTTTGCGCTCAGCGACCCCATTTACAATTTGGCGGGCCTCACCTACGAAGGCTCTCTAGACGAGTTCTGGCACCAGCCGCCGCGCCCCAGTGAGGCGCTATTTAGCTATTTTCGCAACACTGTCATGTACACCACGCAGATTAATGGTGGCTTTTACTGCCAGCCCAGTATCGATTTAGCAGTGAACAATGCTGCGCGTATACTAGAAGCCTGCCCTTCACCGCTGGAGAAGTTGCTGTGA
- a CDS encoding SDR family NAD(P)-dependent oxidoreductase, with amino-acid sequence MSAGVTTPLSSHPPRCVLITGATGAIGGALAHAYATLNTHLVLHGRNQQALEALALMCREKGAQVSLSSASLTDETELNAWLDALCAEHVPDIVIANAGINTHPSATTLEPWDEVQALLDINLKAPMAMAQRLVPAMQARGSGQLVFISSLAGWHGLPTTPSYSASKAGIKAYGEGLRGLLEPHGIGVTVVMPGYVTSAMCNAMPGPKPWEWSPERAANAIQRGITTNRARISFPFPLNFGTWWLAVLPAGISQWLVKRFGFNHTGGV; translated from the coding sequence GTGAGCGCTGGCGTAACGACACCTCTCTCTTCTCACCCCCCCCGCTGCGTGCTGATTACGGGTGCCACCGGCGCAATAGGCGGGGCGCTAGCCCATGCTTACGCAACCCTTAATACGCACTTGGTGCTACATGGCCGCAACCAGCAGGCGCTTGAAGCGTTGGCACTGATGTGTCGAGAAAAAGGCGCACAGGTGTCGCTCTCATCGGCCAGTCTAACAGACGAAACCGAACTCAACGCCTGGCTTGATGCGCTATGTGCCGAACACGTTCCCGATATTGTGATTGCCAATGCGGGTATTAATACTCATCCAAGCGCAACCACACTAGAACCGTGGGACGAGGTTCAAGCGCTATTAGATATCAACTTGAAAGCACCGATGGCAATGGCGCAGCGGCTGGTCCCTGCCATGCAAGCGCGGGGCAGCGGCCAGTTGGTGTTTATTAGCTCATTGGCGGGCTGGCACGGCCTACCGACAACGCCAAGCTACAGCGCCAGCAAAGCGGGCATCAAAGCCTACGGAGAAGGCCTAAGAGGCTTGCTTGAGCCTCATGGCATTGGTGTGACCGTTGTCATGCCTGGCTACGTCACCTCCGCCATGTGCAATGCTATGCCTGGGCCTAAGCCTTGGGAGTGGTCGCCAGAGCGAGCCGCTAACGCCATACAGCGTGGCATTACCACTAACCGCGCCCGAATCAGCTTCCCTTTCCCCCTGAATTTCGGTACTTGGTGGCTGGCCGTTCTACCTGCTGGCATTTCTCAATGGCTCGTTAAACGCTTTGGCTTTAATCATACCGGGGGCGTGTAG
- a CDS encoding LTA synthase family protein has translation MAFFLSSTFVSPLLVGLLGSLLFEALLSPRPRPFWKRGVAANILHLGSWLLLFGTFILLLQRPWFAVVFILSLQLVVVQSSNTKSRTLNEPFICHDFEYFWDAVLHPRLYVPFFGIGLAIAASSAGAVAIGSFLIFEPSLIRQWGGTVFLMNSLMLIAAGALLVWLGWRKLPSVSLNPVMDLDQLGLFSSLWAYGIALAHSQPPTPDASPFQPLSQPLSQPLSQQRLELDADAAKPNVVLVQSESFFDPRPWCSEIAADLLPNYDATCKEAIVKGALNVPAWGANTVRTECAVLTGIAPNAWGARQFNPYRTLSRHTLPSIASAFKAQGYRTVCVHPYPATFYMRDSVIPILGFETFIDISAFESQDKHGQYIGDQAVARKVGRLLEDNDNRPLFVFVITMENHGPLHLEAPEKARVASTLPTAPWPLPHHLRDLAVYLHHLGESDKMLGSVKAALNSAIRPGLLGWYGDHVPILPDAYRHFSPPASSTPYMIWSTEIDRNLHDKPPIERASCTLEANELGVYLFKRAFGRDISSDVIKAEPEPQEQE, from the coding sequence GTGGCGTTCTTTCTATCATCCACGTTTGTTAGCCCACTGTTAGTAGGCTTGTTAGGTAGCTTGTTATTCGAGGCACTGCTAAGCCCTCGTCCGCGACCGTTTTGGAAGCGTGGTGTAGCCGCCAATATCCTGCACCTTGGTAGCTGGTTACTGCTATTTGGCACCTTTATTCTGCTGCTACAGCGCCCTTGGTTTGCTGTTGTGTTTATCTTATCGCTGCAACTTGTGGTCGTGCAGTCCAGCAATACCAAATCACGCACGCTGAACGAACCTTTTATTTGTCACGATTTTGAATACTTTTGGGATGCGGTTTTGCACCCACGTCTCTATGTGCCTTTTTTCGGCATTGGCCTCGCTATTGCTGCCAGCAGTGCCGGTGCGGTTGCCATTGGTAGCTTTTTGATATTTGAACCATCGCTGATCCGCCAATGGGGCGGCACCGTATTTCTAATGAATAGCCTAATGCTGATAGCCGCTGGCGCGTTACTCGTTTGGCTGGGGTGGCGAAAACTGCCGTCAGTCTCATTGAACCCTGTCATGGATCTAGATCAGCTGGGACTATTTTCTAGTCTTTGGGCATATGGTATCGCCTTGGCACACTCCCAACCGCCCACGCCCGACGCATCGCCCTTTCAGCCACTTTCTCAGCCACTTTCTCAGCCACTTTCTCAGCAGCGCCTTGAGCTAGACGCCGATGCGGCAAAGCCAAACGTTGTGTTGGTGCAGAGTGAATCGTTTTTTGATCCTCGCCCATGGTGTAGCGAGATTGCCGCTGACTTATTGCCGAATTATGATGCTACCTGCAAAGAAGCTATCGTAAAGGGAGCACTGAATGTGCCCGCATGGGGCGCAAACACCGTGCGAACCGAATGCGCCGTTTTAACGGGCATTGCGCCTAATGCATGGGGGGCGCGCCAATTTAACCCTTACCGCACGCTGTCACGCCACACACTACCCAGCATTGCGAGTGCATTTAAGGCCCAAGGGTATCGAACTGTTTGTGTTCACCCCTACCCGGCTACCTTCTATATGCGTGACAGCGTTATTCCAATACTGGGCTTTGAGACGTTTATCGACATTAGCGCATTCGAAAGCCAGGATAAGCATGGCCAGTACATTGGTGACCAAGCCGTTGCACGAAAAGTTGGACGCCTGCTTGAAGATAACGATAATAGGCCTCTCTTTGTGTTTGTGATTACCATGGAGAATCACGGCCCTTTACACTTAGAAGCACCGGAAAAGGCTAGGGTAGCGTCAACATTGCCTACTGCACCGTGGCCGCTACCGCATCATTTACGGGATTTAGCTGTTTACCTGCACCATTTGGGTGAATCAGATAAAATGCTTGGAAGCGTTAAAGCAGCGCTAAACTCTGCTATAAGACCAGGGCTGCTGGGCTGGTACGGTGACCACGTACCCATACTGCCTGACGCCTATAGGCACTTTTCGCCTCCTGCTAGCAGCACCCCGTACATGATATGGTCAACGGAAATAGATCGTAATTTGCACGACAAGCCGCCCATTGAGCGCGCGTCGTGCACGCTGGAAGCAAACGAACTTGGCGTCTACCTATTTAAACGAGCGTTTGGACGCGATATAAGTAGCGATGTGATCAAGGCAGAACCAGAACCTCAGGAGCAAGAATGA